A region of the Terriglobia bacterium genome:
ACCCGGCGACGAGATAATACCGGCCCGGCAGCAATCCGAACACCCGATATTCGCCGCGGTCGTCCGTCGTTGTCCCCGTCACCGGCAGCAGTATTTTCTGCAGGGCCCCCGCTGGCCCATATTGCAGTACTTGTACGAGCGACCCAGGCACCGGTTCGTCGTGCTCGTCGATCACGTGGCCGGCGAGCACGCTGGCGCGCGGCAGCCGCACCACGATATCGTCGCGCCCCTGACCGGGCCGCAGCCAGAAGGTGTCCCTCGTGTACTTTTCATGGGCATCGAAAACCTGTTCGGCATAGCCATCGGCTACTGCGGTGACCGCGTATACGCCCGGTTCCATTCCCCGCACGGCGAAGTGGCCTGTGGCGTCGGTCCGAAGCCGGTACCGCAGCACGCCGAGTGGATCGCAGCGCACGCAAGGCGAAGTGGGAACGACAACCGGCATAACGCCGCCGACACTCACGGGCGGTGAGAAAACCTTTACATCGGCGCCAGGCATCGGTTTCCCCGTGCCCGCGTCGACCACCAGGCCGGAAATGTGGCAATTGGCGGGCGCGCCTGGCTGGGGGGCCGAAGAATTCAGAGGCAGCGTTTGCGCCCACTGGGCTTGCACCCGCCAGGCGCCAAGACACACAAATGAAACCGTCAGAAGGAGCGCCGCTCCGCCGCACTTGCGCGCAGTTTCCATCGCCCGCCGGTTTCCTCAAGGTCGAGGTTACATTCTCTCTCCTGTTCCTGCAACTCGAAGTTCGACCACCCTCTCGTCGTCATCGGTGTCGCTCGCGTGTTGCATCGGCTCTCGGGTCGGGTGGTGCAGCGGGTACCCATGGCACAAGGTCGGTGCCGTGGCTACCAACCCTGCCTGAGGTCGCGACAGCCCGCAGCACCCCAACGACCACCATCTCCAAGGAGAGAGGGTGTTCCCGTCCCACAAGGCGGGAGGACCGGTGAGGGGTGTTTCTCGCTAAGCGAAGAGTAGCGCGGACCTCCGGGTTTGAGGTCCACGGTTCTTCTTCAGGAAGGTTTGAGTTTATAGGCGCGCCGGGGGCGGGAAAGAGGCCGCCCCGGCGATGTGCTGGTGAAAGAAGTCCTTGCATGGCTTGACAAGTATCTCGGCCGGGTCAACTAATCGCGGGCGTGGCTCCGGCGAGATCGAGCGCTGGGCCCGCCGGGCCTTACCGTGAACTGCGGGCGCCCGTTAGCATGGATAACGCCCGCAGGAGCTCTAGCTTATTTATCACGCGGCTCGGGAGCTCGATGGGAGTGCGCGGGCGGTTCCGAATGAGGATTCGTGTGATTTCATGGCGGAGTGCCGGGGCGGGCCTAATGCCCGCCCCGGCAACAGGCAGGTTCGCATTGTGACGTTATTTCGTGTTCAGCGTGACAGGGATCCGCTGAATCAGCATGGGCGCTTCGGCAAGCTGCGTGTATCCGCCGCGGTTCCCATTGTGCGCCACCAGCTTCGCACCGCGTGGCAGATTGAATCGAACAGATTCGCTGATCGCGGGCATTTCGAGGGAGCGCACGACAAGAGCGTTACCCTCGCGAATGCAGACGATCGCATTGTTCGGCGCTGAAGCGTGATCCCGCGGCCCGGCGAGAACCATGCCCTGCGGACTTCCCTTGTCCGTACCCTGCACGACAACAAGGCCAGCCCCGTTGTCCAGGGTGTCATACTGCAGTGTGTAGTCTCCCGCGGGCAATGTCATCTTCCCCCACTGGGCCTCAAACGGAAGAGTGAATGTGCCGGCGAAATGGGTTGTATGGACGCCCTGTCCTCTCGCCCCAACAGAACTCAGGGCGAAAAGGGCCAGGGAAAGACCAACCAAGGTCACGGATATTCGAATCGTTTTCATCACCCACCTCCAGTTAAGATTTGCCGCAGGCGGTGTGGGGTGCTTTGCCCCCGGTTTTTCGTGTTGCTCCCCAGCGGCTTCGGTCTACTTTCCGCCCTTAACCTGTAATGCGTGAAATGCCTGCCAAAACCCACATCGCTGGCAAAAAATATTGATGCGCCAGCGTCGGTTGGATTGTCAGTTGTCAATGTGCTATGCTCCGCTCAATTGGCAATACCCTTCGGAGGGGCAAGGTATGCAACGGGCGCCGTCAGCCCAGGAGGTCACGCTCCTGCTCCGTGCCTGGGGCGATGGAAGCAAAGAAGCCCTCGACCGTCTGGCGCCCCTGGTCTACCGCGAACTTCATCAGATCGCCGGCCGCCTGATGGCGCGCGAGCGCCCCAACCACACCCTGCAAGCCACAGCCCTGGTGAATGAGGCCTACGTGCGCCTGGTGGATGCCCGGCAAGCCAGTTGGCAGGACCGCGCACACTTTTTTGCCATTTGCGCCCGTGCCATGCGGCAGATTCTGGTTGACCACGCCCGCAGCCGGGGCAGCGCCAAGCGCGGCGGCGACCAGGTGGTAATCGAGCTCGAGGAAGGATTGGCGGCCACTGCGTCCCCGGAGGCCAAACTTCTGGAACTCGATGAAGCCCTCAAACGGCTGGAAGCGCTCGACCCGAGAAAGGGCCGCGTGGTCGAAATGCGCTACTTCGGCGGACTGAGCGTCGAGGAAACGGCCGAGGCCCTCAAAGTTTCCGCCGAAACAGTGCGGCGCGACTGGAAGCTGGCCCAGGCGTGGCTGCACCGCGAGCTGAGCGGGAAGAAACCAGATGAATGAACGCTGGCAGGAAATCGAGCGGATTTATCACCAGGCGCTGGAGCTTGATGGGAACGCGCGGGCGGAGTTTCTCGCAAAGACCTGTGACGGCGATCCCGGTCTGCGGGCTGAAGTGGAATCGCTGCTGGCGCACGGAGATCAGGCTGGAAGTTACCTCGAAACTCCGCCCGTCGAGATGGCGGCGAAAGCATTGGGGAAAGGTGACCGCTCGCCGGCCGCTTCGAATGCGGCGATTGAACCCGGCACGATGATTGCGCACTATCGCGTCACTGCCAGTCTGGGCGCGGGCGGCATGGGAGAAGTCTATCGAGCGCGGGACACAAAACTGCAGCGCGACGTGGCCTTGAAGATTCTGCCGCAGGCGATGGCCCGTGATCGCGAGCGCATGGCGCGATTTGAACGCGAAGCGCAGGTGCTGGCTTCGCTCAATCATCCCAACATTGCGGCGATCTACGGCCTGGAAGAATCGAACGGCATCCGCGCCCTGGCGATGGAGCTGGTGGAAGGCGCGACGCTGGCCGAGAAGATCGTAGGGGAGGGCTCTGCCCTCCCGCGGGAGCCCAAAGGGCTCCCCTACCCAGAAGCATTACCCATCGCCCGCCAGATTGCCGAAGCGCTGGAATACGCCCACGAACGCGGCGTCATCCATCGCGACCTGAAACCCGCCAACGTGAAGATCACCCCCGAAGGCACGGTGAAGGTGCTGGACTTTGGCCTGGCCAAGGTGCTTAGTGGCATGGGCGCCTCGCCCGTGCATGGGCAAGATGCCCATGCCACGGATCAGGAGTCGCCCACTCTGACCACCCTGGCCACACAGCCCGGGATGCTTCTGGGGACGGCGGCCTATATGAGCCCGCAACAGGCCAAGGGGCTGAACGTAGACCGGCGCTGCGACATCTGGGCCTTCGGCTGCGTGCTCTACGAGATGCTTTCGGGCCGGAAGGCTTTTGACGGAGAAACAATTTCAGACGTGCTGGCGGCGGTGATTACGAAAGAGCCGGAATGGAATGCGCTGCCAAACGCGACACCCGTTACGATTCAAAAACTCATCCGCCGCTGCCTGCAAAAAGACCTGCGCCAGCGGCTGCAAGCCATCGGCGACGCGCGCATTGCAATTGAGGAAGAATTGAGTGGCACGGGCGTCCCGCCCGTGATCGAACATGGGCAGGATGCCCATGCCACTCGCGCCACGTCACCCCTGCGCCGCGCCCTGCCCTGGACAGTCGCAGGCTTGCTCGCAGCGGCACTGGTCGCTGTCGTGGTGCTGTGGAACTCTG
Encoded here:
- a CDS encoding sigma-70 family RNA polymerase sigma factor, producing MQRAPSAQEVTLLLRAWGDGSKEALDRLAPLVYRELHQIAGRLMARERPNHTLQATALVNEAYVRLVDARQASWQDRAHFFAICARAMRQILVDHARSRGSAKRGGDQVVIELEEGLAATASPEAKLLELDEALKRLEALDPRKGRVVEMRYFGGLSVEETAEALKVSAETVRRDWKLAQAWLHRELSGKKPDE